One Fuerstiella marisgermanici DNA window includes the following coding sequences:
- the thyX gene encoding FAD-dependent thymidylate synthase: MSPQAHQSPEERLAQVNDLRWKKVPVLDDGFVCLVDVMGDDGSIVQAARVSYGEGTKKVSDDRTLIRYLLRHRHTTPFEMAEIKFLVRVPMDCWRQWVRHRTANINEYSTRYSLAVDAAQTTPPDEWRTQAESNRQGSGDSLPTDLGQKLTEQETELQNQMRMVYQERIDSGVAREQARKDLPLATYTEAYWKIDLHNLLHFLALRMDSHAQLEIRNYATAIGEQIVAPLFPIVWEAFQDYRMQSMFLTRLDVGVVQRLTSHAAKAGLTPPFPEAAFLGSQDPTWASLKRSRERDECRQKLVRMGLLAEE, encoded by the coding sequence ATGTCCCCACAAGCTCACCAGTCGCCCGAAGAACGTCTTGCCCAGGTCAACGACTTACGCTGGAAAAAAGTCCCCGTATTGGACGACGGGTTTGTCTGTCTGGTTGACGTCATGGGCGACGATGGCAGCATCGTGCAGGCAGCTCGCGTCAGCTATGGCGAAGGCACCAAAAAAGTCAGCGACGACCGGACGCTCATTCGCTACCTGCTGCGGCATCGGCACACAACGCCATTTGAAATGGCAGAAATCAAGTTTCTGGTCCGAGTCCCCATGGACTGCTGGCGGCAGTGGGTTCGTCATCGCACGGCCAACATCAATGAATACAGCACTCGGTATTCGCTGGCCGTCGACGCCGCTCAAACCACGCCGCCGGACGAATGGAGAACGCAGGCCGAATCCAACCGCCAGGGCAGCGGCGATTCGCTGCCCACGGACCTCGGCCAAAAGCTGACCGAACAGGAAACCGAGTTGCAGAACCAGATGCGAATGGTCTATCAGGAACGCATCGACTCCGGCGTCGCTCGCGAACAGGCAAGAAAAGACCTTCCGCTCGCGACATATACGGAAGCGTACTGGAAAATCGACCTGCACAACCTGCTGCACTTTCTGGCTTTGCGAATGGACAGCCACGCTCAGCTTGAGATCCGCAACTACGCCACAGCGATCGGCGAACAGATTGTCGCGCCGCTGTTTCCGATTGTGTGGGAAGCGTTCCAGGACTACCGCATGCAGTCCATGTTTCTCACTCGACTGGACGTCGGCGTCGTTCAACGCCTCACCAGCCACGCCGCCAAGGCCGGCCTCACACCGCCCTTCCCCGAAGCCGCGTTTCTGGGATCTCAGGACCCCACTTGGGCCTCGCTAAAGCGCAGCCGCGAACGAGACGAATGCCGCCAAAAGCTGGTGCGTATGGGGCTGCTGGCGGAGGAATAA
- a CDS encoding bifunctional serine/threonine-protein kinase/formylglycine-generating enzyme family protein codes for MTDDTNETVPEAWASPTQEQLDYVSTWFDYGQRPTVELPSQSGQQSDGDSVTSTSLQKLLAVYDCLELMDRVWPRSDGEDTVGLEKIAANKLLADQIASGNVLDSRYRIIAEIGRGGFGVVLKGHDTQLRRDVAIKIALENAPAFDADATLDCGSRTDSEEPVREALKEARVVASLRHPNIVRVLDIGSCPEVPFYIVSELIQGTTLREVARRGRLPLLDTLRVVAKIAAGLDYAHSRGIIHLDVKPANILLDHDGEPHLTDFGMAIRNSAHRPSMLIAGTPHYMAPEQAAGRDHRINRQCDIYSLGVTLYYLLSGKLPYTSSSATELLKLISASRYVPVGQLVEAVPPGLERILDQAMAKRQSDRYQTAAQFAADLNQLADELKLEGADKADASPITIVPQGLRSFSQRDSDFFLQLVPGVRDVYGVPQSLRFWKHRIEQSYVERGTEVNLVFGPSGCGKTSLVKAGLIPLLSKRIVPIYVEASPQNTERDVLMLIRQYVNLPAPVDSLAKAVRWLQSPAMLREQESSDTNAASRFVLFIDQFEQWLHQQHLRENHDLVAALEICDGQNVMPVLMIRDDFWMAASRLMKELDIPIVEGGNAAAVDLFDMEHARHVLRLFGQANGDLPLESGEITADQQEFIRLAIEDLQLENRVVCVRIALFAQMMRGRVWSPASLEHSGGSAGIGVRFLGETFGDRTGHANHRAMETSARLVLAALLPEHGTDIKGHRRSAEELQSISGLNADEFQRLLQVLDKELRLITPVEHEAGLAVESTGRLSEADQSGYQLTHDFLVPSIREWLFKKQRETPAGRAELCLAERASLWQAEPLKRYLPSASETIAILRRTNARRWSTVQKAMMASAVRVHSRRAVVALAAVGLMIIGAALLRNRVRSDQFENTAAAKVDSLLTARIGDVPRLIEELGEFRSVADGWLHSRFNAPRNADEQLRAGLALTNTELVEPQFLTDALLNGTPEQVEVIRGIAHRHNRELAPRLWKSLDDDLNTSQRLAAASGLALFAPDDPRWETAARQIADALVRENTLHVASWMELVRPLSKQLCSPLADVFRNDNKDYSPAQRDIATALISEYAANDTELIFGLLIDAPQFSTLLFDAFARRPDEARRLVKSRLASLSGGQLTGEDKVPEIARRANLIVLAMKLDAYETVWPYWSNSVDHSVRTEVLHSLAESSVSPAPLIERAHQEPDPGTRAALLLGIGHLISDLNEQQATALADLALDRFEHDPAAGVHGACHWLIHNCIGATRSPLSEVQKAEIRDRFDQIETRLAAGKPLGDRNWYVTSHGRHSLTIVPGPTVGWVGSTKDTAPGRDPDEPRRQRRIGRTFAIGQREVTVSQFMEFWQQRPKLREFYDVPDDYFGQVDSQLAVERVNWFLAADFCNWLSEQEGLPKSEWCYPENVDRVNGITIPDDYFGRTGYRLLSETEWELSARNGTLTAWHFGSDGQRLNDYAWWQENADERIHPVGLLQPNGLGLFDMIGNAMEWTGTGQQLDEELVDDRLLHPKVNPLGDRVLRGGGYSDFRSYARSAYRESYTPDAGGAELGIRIGRTMPE; via the coding sequence ATGACGGATGATACCAACGAAACTGTGCCAGAAGCCTGGGCGTCACCGACGCAGGAACAGCTGGATTATGTATCGACGTGGTTTGACTATGGCCAGCGACCGACCGTCGAACTTCCGTCGCAATCCGGTCAGCAAAGTGACGGGGACAGCGTCACTTCCACATCGCTACAGAAACTGCTTGCCGTCTACGACTGTCTCGAATTAATGGACCGCGTCTGGCCTCGATCAGACGGCGAAGACACTGTGGGTCTGGAAAAGATTGCCGCCAACAAGCTATTGGCAGATCAGATTGCATCTGGCAACGTCCTTGATTCTCGCTACCGAATTATTGCGGAAATCGGCCGAGGCGGATTCGGCGTCGTCCTGAAGGGACATGATACACAGCTGCGCCGAGACGTGGCGATCAAGATCGCTTTGGAAAATGCACCCGCCTTCGATGCCGACGCAACTCTGGATTGCGGTTCACGAACAGACTCTGAGGAGCCAGTTCGCGAAGCTTTGAAAGAGGCTCGCGTGGTCGCCAGTTTGCGACATCCCAACATCGTGCGCGTGCTTGATATTGGAAGCTGTCCTGAGGTCCCGTTCTATATTGTTTCGGAACTCATTCAGGGCACGACACTGCGCGAAGTTGCAAGACGCGGCCGCTTGCCGTTGCTCGATACACTCCGCGTTGTTGCAAAGATCGCTGCCGGTCTGGACTACGCCCATAGTCGAGGCATCATTCACCTCGATGTGAAACCGGCCAACATCCTGCTCGACCACGACGGTGAACCGCATCTGACGGACTTTGGGATGGCCATCAGGAATTCGGCCCATCGTCCGTCAATGCTCATCGCCGGCACACCTCACTACATGGCTCCGGAACAGGCGGCCGGCCGAGATCATCGCATCAACCGGCAGTGTGACATCTATAGCCTGGGCGTGACGCTGTATTATCTGCTATCCGGAAAGCTGCCATACACATCATCGTCTGCAACGGAGCTGTTGAAGCTGATTTCTGCGTCTCGCTATGTGCCGGTCGGCCAGTTGGTGGAAGCAGTTCCGCCGGGTTTGGAACGCATTCTGGACCAGGCGATGGCGAAGCGCCAATCAGACCGCTATCAGACGGCCGCTCAGTTCGCTGCCGACCTGAATCAATTGGCAGATGAGCTGAAGCTTGAAGGTGCCGACAAAGCGGACGCGTCGCCAATCACAATTGTGCCGCAGGGATTGCGTTCCTTCAGTCAGCGGGATTCAGACTTCTTTTTGCAGCTCGTTCCAGGCGTTCGCGATGTCTATGGGGTTCCTCAAAGTCTGCGATTCTGGAAACACAGGATCGAGCAGTCATATGTGGAACGCGGGACAGAAGTGAATCTGGTTTTTGGACCGTCCGGTTGTGGGAAAACGTCGCTTGTGAAGGCTGGCCTGATTCCCCTCCTGTCCAAGCGCATCGTGCCGATTTATGTGGAAGCGTCTCCCCAGAATACCGAACGCGATGTTCTGATGTTGATCCGTCAATATGTGAATCTGCCTGCCCCGGTTGACAGTCTGGCCAAGGCCGTGCGTTGGCTGCAGAGTCCCGCGATGCTTCGTGAGCAGGAATCCAGTGACACTAACGCGGCTAGCCGTTTTGTGTTGTTCATTGACCAGTTCGAACAATGGTTGCACCAGCAGCATCTTCGTGAAAATCACGATTTGGTAGCGGCGTTAGAAATTTGCGATGGGCAGAATGTCATGCCCGTTCTGATGATCCGAGACGACTTCTGGATGGCCGCCAGTCGGCTGATGAAGGAATTGGATATCCCAATCGTGGAAGGCGGAAATGCCGCGGCCGTTGACCTTTTTGACATGGAGCATGCTCGCCACGTGCTGCGTCTGTTCGGGCAGGCGAACGGCGATTTGCCTTTGGAGTCCGGAGAGATTACAGCCGATCAACAGGAATTTATCCGTTTGGCCATAGAGGACTTGCAGCTTGAAAATCGGGTCGTCTGCGTTCGCATCGCCTTGTTTGCCCAAATGATGCGCGGTCGAGTGTGGTCACCGGCCAGTTTGGAACACTCGGGCGGCAGCGCAGGCATTGGGGTACGTTTTCTGGGTGAAACGTTCGGCGATCGCACCGGCCATGCCAACCATCGGGCCATGGAAACCAGTGCCCGGTTGGTGCTGGCTGCACTGTTGCCCGAACATGGAACCGACATTAAGGGGCACCGACGTTCGGCTGAAGAGTTACAGTCGATCAGTGGCTTGAACGCGGATGAATTCCAGCGGCTGTTGCAGGTTCTGGATAAAGAACTGCGCCTGATCACGCCCGTCGAACACGAAGCTGGCCTTGCAGTGGAATCGACGGGCCGATTGTCAGAAGCAGACCAGAGTGGATATCAGCTGACGCACGATTTTCTTGTGCCTTCGATTCGTGAGTGGCTGTTCAAGAAACAACGAGAGACGCCGGCCGGTCGAGCAGAGTTGTGTCTGGCAGAACGAGCTTCGTTATGGCAGGCCGAGCCACTAAAACGTTACCTGCCGTCGGCTTCCGAAACTATTGCAATCCTTCGGAGAACGAATGCGCGTCGATGGTCGACGGTACAGAAAGCAATGATGGCGTCAGCTGTCCGCGTGCACTCCCGGCGAGCGGTTGTGGCCCTGGCCGCCGTGGGCTTGATGATTATCGGGGCTGCGCTGTTGCGAAATCGGGTCCGGAGTGATCAGTTCGAAAACACTGCGGCGGCGAAAGTGGATAGCCTTCTGACGGCCAGAATCGGCGACGTGCCTCGACTGATTGAGGAACTGGGCGAATTCCGTTCCGTTGCCGATGGCTGGTTACATTCGAGGTTTAACGCTCCTCGTAACGCGGACGAACAACTGCGTGCCGGTTTGGCACTTACCAACACAGAATTGGTTGAACCACAGTTCCTGACGGACGCGTTGCTGAACGGAACCCCTGAACAGGTCGAAGTGATTCGCGGGATCGCTCATCGACACAACAGAGAACTGGCTCCGCGTCTTTGGAAGTCGCTCGACGATGATTTGAACACGTCTCAGCGGCTTGCGGCTGCCAGTGGCCTGGCTCTATTCGCCCCAGACGATCCGCGATGGGAAACGGCGGCCAGGCAAATCGCGGACGCTCTGGTCCGCGAGAACACTTTGCACGTTGCGAGCTGGATGGAGTTGGTTCGACCGCTTTCAAAACAGCTTTGTTCTCCACTGGCCGACGTGTTTCGTAACGACAATAAAGACTACTCACCTGCTCAAAGAGACATCGCAACGGCTCTTATTTCTGAATATGCAGCCAACGACACGGAGCTGATCTTCGGACTGCTAATCGACGCGCCTCAGTTCTCGACGTTGTTGTTCGATGCGTTCGCCCGCAGGCCGGACGAGGCGAGGCGGCTGGTGAAATCGCGACTGGCGTCACTTTCCGGCGGCCAGTTGACTGGTGAAGACAAGGTGCCGGAAATTGCGAGGCGCGCCAATCTGATCGTGCTGGCGATGAAGCTTGATGCATACGAAACCGTTTGGCCGTACTGGTCCAACTCCGTTGATCACAGCGTTCGCACGGAAGTCCTTCATTCGCTGGCTGAATCCAGCGTTAGTCCCGCGCCGCTGATTGAGCGGGCGCATCAAGAACCAGATCCCGGGACGCGCGCCGCTCTGCTGCTGGGTATTGGACACCTTATCAGCGATCTTAATGAGCAGCAGGCCACAGCACTCGCCGATCTGGCACTTGATCGGTTTGAACACGATCCGGCGGCTGGAGTTCACGGGGCTTGCCACTGGCTGATTCACAACTGCATCGGTGCGACCAGGTCGCCACTAAGCGAAGTGCAGAAAGCCGAGATACGTGATCGGTTCGACCAAATCGAAACCCGGCTTGCTGCCGGCAAACCGCTTGGCGATCGAAACTGGTACGTCACTTCGCACGGGCGCCATTCGTTGACAATTGTGCCTGGCCCCACGGTCGGCTGGGTTGGCAGCACAAAAGACACAGCTCCTGGCCGCGACCCCGACGAACCACGCCGCCAGCGCCGAATCGGGCGAACGTTTGCCATTGGGCAACGCGAAGTTACTGTCAGCCAGTTCATGGAATTCTGGCAGCAAAGGCCCAAACTGCGTGAGTTCTATGATGTTCCGGATGACTACTTCGGGCAGGTCGATTCGCAACTCGCCGTCGAACGAGTGAATTGGTTTCTTGCGGCCGATTTTTGCAACTGGTTAAGCGAGCAGGAGGGGCTGCCCAAGAGTGAGTGGTGCTATCCAGAGAACGTTGACCGAGTTAACGGGATCACGATTCCCGACGACTACTTCGGACGCACTGGTTATCGGTTGCTCTCAGAAACTGAATGGGAATTGTCCGCTCGCAACGGAACGCTGACCGCGTGGCATTTCGGTAGCGATGGCCAGCGACTAAACGACTATGCGTGGTGGCAGGAAAACGCTGACGAGCGGATTCACCCAGTGGGACTGTTGCAACCAAACGGTCTGGGCCTGTTCGATATGATCGGCAACGCGATGGAGTGGACGGGAACAGGTCAGCAGTTGGATGAAGAACTCGTAGATGACCGTCTGCTTCATCCGAAAGTCAACCCGTTGGGAGACCGCGTTCTCCGCGGCGGAGGCTATTCCGACTTCCGCAGTTACGCGCGGTCCGCATACCGTGAATCTTACACTCCGGACGCTGGCGGTGCCGAACTCGGAATTCGAATTGGTCGGACGATGCCGGAATAG
- a CDS encoding aldo/keto reductase, producing the protein MEKRQLGNTELQLTPLSFGASSMGAEFRKIDIAEALRSVHVAIDRGMNFIDTSPFYGRGMSEVLLGQVLPDIPREKFYLGTKLGRYSGVHFDFSARRVEESVDISLERMRQDHLDIVLCHDLEFVEMSQIVEETLPALRKQVEKGKVRYIGVSGYPMKMFKYILANADIDCLLTYNHYTLQNDMALELVPTCKDKGVGLMNAAPFSARLLTSATLPNWHKATPEVRAVAKKASDHCQAAGTDIAKLALQFSIANPDFATCVTGSANPGRVSEWVDWAEEPMNETLVKEVLEILKPIHNWFYIEGRPENNDQPE; encoded by the coding sequence ATGGAAAAGCGTCAACTCGGCAATACCGAACTACAGCTCACCCCCCTGTCCTTCGGGGCTTCGTCGATGGGCGCGGAGTTCCGAAAAATCGATATCGCCGAAGCTCTGAGAAGCGTTCATGTCGCAATCGATCGCGGCATGAACTTCATCGACACGTCGCCTTTCTACGGGCGCGGGATGAGTGAAGTTCTACTCGGTCAGGTACTGCCCGATATCCCCCGAGAAAAGTTTTATCTCGGCACCAAGCTGGGCCGCTACTCCGGAGTTCATTTCGACTTCAGTGCGCGCCGCGTTGAAGAGAGTGTTGATATCTCACTGGAACGCATGCGTCAGGACCACCTGGACATCGTGCTGTGCCACGACCTCGAATTTGTAGAGATGTCACAGATCGTGGAAGAGACTTTGCCCGCTCTTCGCAAGCAGGTGGAGAAAGGCAAAGTTCGCTACATCGGGGTCAGCGGCTACCCCATGAAGATGTTCAAATACATTTTGGCCAACGCCGACATCGATTGTCTGCTGACCTACAACCACTACACGCTGCAGAACGACATGGCTCTTGAGCTGGTTCCCACCTGCAAAGACAAAGGTGTCGGCTTGATGAACGCCGCTCCGTTTTCGGCTCGGCTGCTTACCAGCGCCACGCTGCCCAATTGGCACAAGGCAACTCCGGAAGTCAGAGCCGTCGCAAAGAAAGCGTCCGATCACTGCCAGGCTGCCGGGACCGATATTGCCAAACTCGCGCTGCAGTTTTCGATCGCCAATCCGGACTTCGCCACCTGCGTCACGGGCTCGGCAAATCCTGGTCGAGTCTCAGAATGGGTCGACTGGGCCGAAGAACCGATGAACGAAACGCTGGTCAAGGAAGTGCTCGAAATCCTGAAACCCATCCACAACTGGTTCTACATCGAAGGCCGCCCCGAAAACAACGATCAGCCCGAGTAG
- a CDS encoding RNA polymerase sigma factor → MLSQRLLRSAHSGTACDRAALLETFRDYLSGMAKKTVADEPSGQIAAADVVESAIVEAQANFDRCPAENVEEFAAWLRQILINIIVNRYRDLQREVPQKERKNIPPLADTCGDSLSRQQQQQADERRLLDALSRLPDEHRRIIEMRQRDGLTFADIAKQADHTPDEVRKLWNQAIDALAAILQDDQA, encoded by the coding sequence TTGCTTTCGCAACGCCTGCTGCGTAGTGCTCACAGCGGAACGGCCTGTGACCGAGCGGCGCTGCTGGAAACATTTCGTGACTACCTGTCTGGAATGGCGAAAAAAACCGTCGCCGACGAACCATCCGGGCAAATAGCAGCAGCCGACGTCGTTGAAAGTGCGATCGTCGAAGCTCAGGCCAATTTCGACAGGTGCCCGGCGGAAAACGTTGAGGAATTCGCAGCATGGCTGAGGCAGATTCTGATCAACATCATTGTGAATCGTTATCGCGATCTGCAGCGCGAAGTTCCCCAGAAAGAACGTAAGAACATTCCACCGCTTGCTGACACATGCGGCGATTCTCTCAGCCGACAGCAGCAACAGCAGGCCGACGAGCGTCGATTACTGGACGCCCTGTCTCGCCTGCCTGACGAGCATCGTCGAATCATCGAAATGCGGCAACGTGACGGCTTGACCTTCGCTGACATCGCTAAACAAGCCGACCACACGCCCGACGAGGTTCGCAAACTGTGGAACCAGGCGATTGACGCGCTCGCAGCAATCCTGCAGGACGACCAGGCGTAA
- a CDS encoding methylated-DNA--[protein]-cysteine S-methyltransferase yields the protein MHYTWMDETPIGRILLAGDDEGLKYLVFDHGASQERHQLPLPGWTEKAAPFKEVSRQLKAYFAGKLHRFDLPLAANGTDFQKRVWKALCDVPYGETVSYGEIAKAIGKPTASRAVGMANGRNPISIIVPCHRIIGSSGKLVGYGGGLERKTRLLQLEGVAV from the coding sequence ATGCATTACACTTGGATGGACGAGACTCCGATTGGCCGAATTCTGCTGGCTGGTGACGACGAAGGCCTGAAATATCTTGTCTTTGATCACGGGGCATCACAGGAACGTCATCAGCTGCCGTTGCCTGGCTGGACTGAAAAGGCTGCACCGTTTAAGGAAGTTTCTCGGCAGCTGAAAGCCTACTTCGCCGGGAAATTGCATCGATTTGACCTGCCGTTGGCGGCCAATGGTACCGATTTCCAGAAGCGTGTCTGGAAGGCACTTTGCGACGTGCCCTACGGCGAAACTGTGAGCTACGGTGAAATTGCCAAGGCGATTGGCAAGCCAACCGCGTCACGAGCGGTCGGGATGGCGAACGGTCGCAACCCGATTTCGATTATCGTTCCGTGCCACCGCATTATCGGCAGCAGCGGAAAACTGGTCGGGTATGGCGGCGGCCTCGAACGCAAAACTCGACTGCTGCAGTTGGAAGGTGTGGCGGTGTGA
- a CDS encoding fatty acid desaturase family protein gives MSVTQFTENELSDLEDEVTLPLYVLLPLGVVGLYSLAFPWPVNTLPVYLGWLTFTTFIFFCYTSCFHETAHQTLSQSAKLSVIVGRVLGTLMFTPYSVYRESHIRHHAYLNKPTDFELWPYSDPKSPVWFRRAFVWFDLAFGIVTGPFVYGRTFFHKDSPIKSPAIRRATYWEYAAIVAFWGSVLTACAVYDLWFYLLTVWVLPHWLAGVMQTGRKLTEHLGMSSYDPLKGTRTVVADNWFTRLCTWMNFDIFVHGPHHRHPKVAHNLLHRKMKEYKEQTQEEFPIFATYRKAAVAMLPYLIRNPGVGMNAGAASPDVEKVKDVDNFVADVAEEVLADRDLETGRVQQQASA, from the coding sequence ATGTCTGTCACCCAGTTTACTGAGAATGAACTCAGTGATCTCGAAGATGAAGTGACGTTGCCGCTGTACGTTCTACTACCTTTAGGCGTGGTGGGACTGTACTCACTGGCATTCCCGTGGCCGGTGAATACGCTACCGGTGTATCTGGGCTGGCTGACGTTCACGACGTTTATCTTCTTTTGCTACACCAGTTGCTTTCACGAGACGGCTCATCAAACCCTAAGCCAGTCAGCGAAGTTAAGCGTCATCGTTGGGCGCGTGCTGGGAACGCTGATGTTCACGCCGTATTCGGTGTACCGCGAAAGCCATATTCGCCACCACGCTTATCTGAACAAGCCCACTGATTTCGAACTTTGGCCGTACAGCGATCCCAAGTCGCCCGTTTGGTTTCGCAGGGCCTTCGTCTGGTTTGACCTGGCCTTCGGGATTGTGACTGGTCCCTTCGTGTACGGTCGTACGTTCTTTCACAAAGACAGCCCCATTAAGAGTCCCGCGATTCGTCGAGCGACCTATTGGGAATACGCGGCAATTGTCGCGTTCTGGGGCAGCGTGCTGACAGCTTGTGCTGTTTACGACTTATGGTTCTACCTGCTCACCGTTTGGGTGCTGCCTCACTGGCTGGCGGGTGTGATGCAGACCGGTCGCAAGTTGACGGAGCATTTGGGCATGTCCAGCTACGACCCTCTGAAGGGGACTCGAACAGTCGTCGCAGACAATTGGTTCACTCGTCTGTGCACCTGGATGAATTTTGACATCTTCGTTCACGGTCCACACCACCGGCATCCCAAAGTTGCTCACAATCTTCTGCACCGGAAGATGAAGGAATACAAAGAGCAGACTCAGGAAGAATTTCCGATCTTCGCGACCTACCGCAAGGCCGCCGTTGCCATGCTGCCGTATCTGATTCGCAATCCGGGAGTCGGAATGAATGCAGGAGCCGCTTCGCCTGATGTTGAGAAGGTGAAAGACGTCGACAATTTCGTCGCCGACGTGGCGGAAGAGGTACTGGCGGATCGAGATTTGGAAACAGGCCGAGTGCAACAACAGGCAAGCGCCTGA